The sequence GACCCATACCCGTCCAAAGGGCACAGGAGAGGGTATTGATCCTGCTGACCGCACCTATCGTGCCGACTGCCTGGGCGCCCAGGAGTTTTCCCGTCGCTCTGTCAGCCACCAGTTTTATTCCCAGTCTCTTTTCTCCCGGCATAGATCGGGCGATGGCATTTCCCCAGATAATGGTGCTGACAGGATGATATCCTGAGCTTATCGCTTCCGACTCATCGAGTCCGGTTGCAGCAGCCTCAAGAGAAAATATCTTGAAAGACTGTGCACCGACTACACCCGGAAAGATCATGGAACCTCCCCCGATATTGCGACCGGCCACACGCCCTTGTTTGTTCGCCACATCACCGAGGGGGATATGGACCCAGCGATGGCTCACACGGTGATACACCTCGCAGCAGTCGCCCACTGCGTATATTCCTTCTTTTGACGTGCCTTGGGAGAAATCAACCTGTATGGCTCCCGTTTTCCCGATTTGCAGGCCAAAATCGCTTGCCAGTTTCACGTTCGGTCTGATCCCGATGGCTATCAGGATCATATCTGCTTCCCTTTCACCCTTACTTGTGCTCAGTCGGAGCCCGTAATCCTTTCCCTGTTCTATTGCTACCATTCCGGTATCCCCGGAAAAGGTTACATCATGGCGGTTCAGTTCCTCCATGACCATGTTTGAAAATTCAGGATCCCACCTGGCAGCCGGACGGGGTACCAGGTCAATAACCTGTGTCTCAATGCCGCTGGTTCTTAGTGCCTCACTCATCTCCATCCCGATAAAA is a genomic window of Deltaproteobacteria bacterium containing:
- a CDS encoding FAD-dependent oxidoreductase; amino-acid sequence: MPYYIGDVIKDEKRLIARTPEKFRETGIEVRLNTLAEGADTDKRAVRLSDGTSVPYDILVLGTGSSAFVPKIPGVELEGVFTLKKLNDAIRMKAFIRDKQCRKAIIVGAGFIGMEMSEALRTSGIETQVIDLVPRPAARWDPEFSNMVMEELNRHDVTFSGDTGMVAIEQGKDYGLRLSTSKGEREADMILIAIGIRPNVKLASDFGLQIGKTGAIQVDFSQGTSKEGIYAVGDCCEVYHRVSHRWVHIPLGDVANKQGRVAGRNIGGGSMIFPGVVGAQSFKIFSLEAAATGLDESEAISSGYHPVSTIIWGNAIARSMPGEKRLGIKLVADRATGKLLGAQAVGTIGAVSRINTLSCALWTGMGLDEIAYLDLAYSPPVGPAWDPIHIAAQELMRKL